GGACGGTAGTGAAAAATAACAAACCCCCGCCCTCCGCGCTTTGCCGGGGTGGAAGGCTTGCCGACCTCTACCTCGTGAAAACATTTACATCAAGTTCAGGTTCAGGTAAAGTTACGCCCCGGATGAAGACAGAGAGAGCAAAGACCCCGTCGGCAGCAGGTTCCGCCCGACTCAGCGCGCCCGAACGTCGTCCGGCCTTCGGGGAGGGCGGTAGCGAAAGGTGAAGCCCCTCGAATCAGCGCGCTGTCAGCATCCCGGAGGCTTCAGGTCCTTTGGCAAGGCCGGGTTTCTCTGTCCCTCCTGCGGTGAAGAACTCGACGAGTATCAGCTTCTGCGGTGGGTCAGGGAGGCCGAAGTTGCCCGCGACGAGACTTACTCTCTGAAAGAGGGTGACGGATTCCGGGAGATAGTCCTTGAAGAGCGACAGCGAGAGGTCTATCGGCGGCGCAGGGTAGTGTACGGGTTGCAGAACAGACCCCGGCGCCAGATGGTGCGTCCGGAGATGATCCTGGTGGCTTACGACCCGCAGAAAGATGTTTACGATTGCCGGGTCTTTTACAAGGAGCCGCGTCCGGAGAACGCTCTGGACCGGTTTGCGATAGCCGCCGAGACGGGCAGGATCCTGGAGCTCCGTTCGGACCCGGAGTTTATCCTGCGGATCGTCGCCGGGAAAGTCGCGGAGTTTCACGCCGAGCGGGAGGGGATCTCCGGTGGTGGTGGACAGGCTCCGGGGCGCAGGGTCTTCTACGCGGCTGAACTCTAGTCGGGGCAAGCGAACTCGTATTCACCCTGTAGAATTCGTCGGAGGGCCTTCGGGCCAGAACAGACGATCAAAAGAAAACCTGTTACCACGGGAAAGGCGACGACCTTCGATGAGCGGTCCCAACTTCATCTCGCTTGTAGTTCTGATCCTTATACTGCTCTTTATCCTGATGAACGTGGGGCCTTTGATCTCGGCTTTCTGATGGTGGCGAGCCCGAAGGCTCTCAACGGTCGCCGGGCTTCAGGCCTCTGAGCCGGGCGGCGCGGTTGGCGATCATGGCCGCGCTCGCGCCCGCTCCGACGCCGTTGTCTATATTGACGACGCTCAGGCCGGGGGAACAACTCTGGAGCATCCCCATGATGGCCGCCGTGCCGTCGCCGCCGAGCCCGTATCCGGTCGAGGTCGGAAGTCCTATGACGGGTACGCTCACCATCGAGCATACAACCGTCGGCAGCGCGCCCTCCATGCCCGCCGCCACCACCACGCAGTCCGGGTCGAAGTCTTTGATCATCGCGAGGGGTTCGGAGAGCCGGTGAAGCCCCGCCACCCCGACGTCGGCCCGAACCTCCACCCGCACCCCCATCTCCCGGGCGACCGCGACGGCCTCTTCGAGAACCGGAAGGTCGGACGTGCCGCCGGAGAGGGCGACCACCCGACCGCCGGACGGCTCCGGCTCCCCGGCCCCGACGACGAGCATCCCCCCGGCTCGCCTCGCGGAAACCCCGGGCAGCGAGGAGCGAAGCTCACGCTCCGTATCTTCGGAGGCTCCACTCACCAGAACCCTCGCCTCGCCTTCAAGAAGAGCCGCGCAGATACCGGCGACCTGTTTCGGGGTCTTGCCCGGCGCGTACACCACCTCGGGAACCCCCTTTCTTGTTCGGCGACCGGCGTCCAGCACGGCGAAAGACCCTACGTGCCGGAGCCCCGTACGCTCGAGTTCCAGGGCAGCTTCGGCGGGGGAGAGGTCGCCGGACTCGACGGCCAGAAAAAGACCTTCTAGGGAAGCCCGGTTGTCTGGCGAGGGTAGGTTCATCACCAGGGGATTCTAGTACGCCCGGCGGCCCGTGGAAAAAGAAGGAGCCTTAAAGGTCCATTCGGACCCTGAAGGCCCCGTTACCGCGCGGAAAGCTGCTAGTATTCCCCGGTGGTCAAAGATCCCGCGCAGGGGTCGAGGCCGGTGCCGGGCGGCTGGAGTCGGCATACACAAAAGAGAAGCGGAGGCTGGGGATGGACATATTCAGCGGGGAGTTGCTGACTCGCTTTCTGGGCATCCTGCTCATAGACCTTATCCTCTCGGGGGACAACGCGGTCGTTATCGCGCTCGCGGTCAGAAACCTTGAAGGCGAGACGCGCCGGAAGGCCATCTTCTGGGGGGCCGCCGGGGCCATAACCCTGCGGCTGCTCTTCGCCGGGATAATCACCTACCTGCTCCTGATACCGCTTCTGCCCGCCGTAGCCGCGCTGCTGCTCATCTGGGTTGCATGGAAGCTCCTGTTTCAGGCTCAGGAGGATCACAGCGGGGTCCAGAGCGGGGCGAGCATCTGGCAGGCGATAAGGATAATCATCGTCGCGGACGTCATCATGTCGCTGGACAACGTCGTTGCGCTCGTCGGTGTCGCGGACGGGAACTTCTGGCTGATCCTCGTCGGCATCCTGATCACGATACCGCTCATAATCTACGGTGCAAGGATACTCAGCTCGCTGATGGACCGGCTTCCCTGGCTTATCTACCTCGGCTCGGGCATTCTTATTTACGTAGCCTACGAGATGTTCGTGGGAGACCCGATCATCCACGACCTGCTCGTCAACACGTTCTTTGTCTCCTTTGAGCGGATAATCGCCATTCTCGCAGCGGTCGCCTTTATCGCCTACGGTTACTACCGGGTCAGGCAGTCCAGCCGGGTGCCGGCCACCGAACCGCGCGTCAAATAGAAGAGACGGCTCAGAAGGGCGGCCCTTCGGGGCGCCGGGCCTGACGACCGGTGCGATCACACCCGGCCCGAAACCTTTGAAATTTCGGAGCGCGGCATGACCGTCTGAGGCCCGTCGCACGGCAAAGCTCCGGCTCTACCTCCCCGGCGGGCTAGAATTGCTTCTGTACAAAGGAGCGCGAGCAAGAAAAGAGGCCGCATGAAGCTCGTCATTCGTCGGTGAGCCTAACGCTAGCGAAGCTGCTAGCGGACTCCTCATCCACGCAACCCTCTCGACGAATGGCAACACACGGTTCCTAGTGGAGGCGGCGTAAAGCGGGGAACGCCACGCTTGTCTCCTCCGGTGACGTGTTGCAGTACGTCGACAAACACGAGACCGGACGAGGTCCGTTTTACGTTGTGTTATCGGACGCAAGCGTACGATGTGGCAATGGTCGCGCCGAGAGCCATCCCCCCGCCGGACCGGTGGTCCCTTTATCCATTACTTTTGTGCTCTGCGGGGCAGCGGCTTGCCGTCCAGGTAAGCGTTCGTCCTCCACGCGCCGCTTCTGAATAAATTCGAGTATTCTCTTTACGTGCGCTTTCGCTTCGGTATCTCCCGTCAGCCGAATATCGGCTTCAGCCGTGGGAAGCCGGTGGTGCGGCCTTGACGCTCCTCTATGTCCTCGCCCCGCTCGTTCTCGCGCTTGTCTCCGCGCCCGCTGCGCTTGTGGCCGGGATGGTGAACCCGCGCCTCGCCGCGCCGGTTGGAGCGGTCTTCGCCGCGTTCGCTGCGGTCTCGGTCCTATGGGGCTCCCTCGTTGCTGGCGGCGGCACGGTAGACGCGGCGTGGATACCTTCGTGGGACGTGCGCTTCACCGTCGCGCTCGACGGGCTGGCGTCCCTGTACGCGCTGCTCGCGACCGGGATCGGCGCGGTCGTCCTCGTCTACGCCTCGCGCTACCTCCCGCTCCACCTCCACCACGAGGGGAGGCCGGATTCGGACCTGCCGCGCTTCTACTTCTTTGTCCTGCTCTTCATGGGCTCGATGGTCGGGCTCGCTATGGCGCAGGACCTCATCCTCATCTTTCTTTTCTGGGACCTGACGGCCATCGCCTCGTACTTCCTTATCGGGTTCGACGCTCACAAGGAAGAGTCCCGCGCCTCCGCGCTGATGGCCCTCGTCGTGACCGGGGTAACGGCGATCCTGCTGCTCGTAGGGTCGCTCATGCTCTACGCCGAGCACGGTACGTTCTCCGTCCCGGAACTCGCCGGGCTGGTCGAGCCAGGGCCGCTCCTAACGACGGCGGGCGCCCTGATCCTCGTCGCCGGGCTCGCCAAGAGCGCGCAGGTCCCGTTTCACTTCTGGCTCCCGAGGGCGATGGCCGCCCCGACTCCGGTCTCGGCGTACCTCCACTCGGCGGCGATGGTCGCCGCCGGCGTTTTGCTTATCGGGCGCGTCTATCCCCTAATCCAGATCAGCGACACGCTTCTCGCCGCGCTCCTCGTGGTCGGGCTGCTCTCCATCGCGGTCGGCGGGATACTCGCCCTGACGCGCGACGTCCTCAAGCAGGTCCTCGCCTACTCGACCATCGCCCAGTACGGCTTCGTGGTAGCTCTTTACGGTCTCGGCGGACCCTACGGGGCGGGCGGCGCGGCGTTCTACGTGCTGGCCCACGCCCTGGCGAAGAGCGCGCTCTTCCTGACCGCCGGGACGGTGACCGAGGCCACGGGCAGCGACCGGCTGCGGGATCTCGGCGGCCTCGGGAGGAAGATGCCGCTGCTCGCCTTCGGTTCCGCCGCGGCGGCGGCGACCCTCACCTCGCTGCCGCTGGGCATCGGGTTCTTTGCGGATGAGTTCGTCTTTGCGGCGGCCATCGAGCGCGGGATACCTTTCGCCGTAGCGTTCACGATCTGCGCCGGGACGACGCTCGCTTACACGTGGCGGTTCTGGTCCGGGATCTTCCTCGGGGAGAGCGGCGAGAGGTCCGCGAGCCCCGTCTCCCGCCTCCTTGTCTACCCGGTCGCGTTTCTCGGGCTACTCTGCCTTTTCGGCGGGTTCTTCGCGCTGCCGTTCGAACTGCTGTCCGAAACCGCCGGGCTCTCCTCCCTGGGAGCCGAGACGCCGCTGGACGCAACGTATCACCTGGAGCTCCTGCCGGAGTACCTCATGGCGGCGGGGGCCTACCTCATCGGGGTGCTGCTCGTCGTCTCGCGCCGCTCGTGGCAGAAGGGCGCTCTGGCCTTCTCGCTGGCCGGCAAGGTCGCGGGGCCGGAGAGAGCCTACCGGGCCTCCGTTCACGGGTTGAACCAGCTCTCAGACCTCGTGCACCGGCTGGAGATCGGCAACTTGAGGGGCCGCGTCGCCTCCGTGCTGCTCCCGACCGCCGTGATGGTCGGCCTCGCCGTGATCGCCACGCCGACCGGGACCTACTCGGTAGGAGAACTCCGCTTCGAGGAGCTGCCGCTGATCCTCGCGCTGCTGGTCGTGGCGGCGGCTTCGGCCGTCATGACGTTCACGCGGCTCCACATCACGCTCGCGCTGGTGTTGTCGAGCGCGGGGTTCGCGCTCGCGGTAGCCTTCGCTTTCTACGGCGCGCCGGACGTGGCGCTCGTAGCTACCCTGATCGAGATCATGATAGCCGTGCTGTACTTCTCGACGATGCGCCTGATCCCGTACAAAGCCCTCCACCGCCAGTCGCAGCTTCCGCTCACGAAGAAGCCGCGGAAGGTCGCGATCTCGCTTCTGGCCGGGGCCTTCGCTTTCGTGGTGGCCTGGGGCGCGCTCTCCGAGCCGCCCGCCGGGGAGACCGTCGCGCGCGAGTACATCGAGCGCACCCCGAGCGTGCATGCCGGGGATACCGTGACCGCCATCCTCGCCGACTTCCGCGGATTCGACACCCTGGGCGAGATAACGGTCGTCTGCATCGTCCTGCTCGGCGTCGTCACCCTTATCGGTCACAAGGACCCGGAGACCGACGATGAGATAAAGCGCGACTCCCGGGCCGGGCGCCGGGGCTCACAGACCGAGAGGGTCACCCGTGCCGTGGCCGGGCTCCTCTACCTCCCGACGCTCGTGGTGGCGGTCGCGCTGCTCGTGAAGGGCTACGCCGAGGTCGGGGACGGCTTCTCCGCCGGGGTCGTGGCGGCGCTGGGCGTCGTCCTGCGCCACCTCGCGCTCGGGAGCCGGGGACACGGCGCGCTCCCGCCGACAAAGGCCGCGACCGGGCTGGCTTTTTCGGGCCTCGCGCTCGCGCTCGCGGTCGCGGTGGTCCCGGTCTTTCTCGGGGACGCGCCGCTGACGCACTACCCCGCGCCCGGCGCGGACGTGATCTACCTCGGCACGGTCGAGCTCATCACAGCCGTCCTCTTCGACATCGGCATCACGCTGCTGGTGCTCGGGGTGATGACGGGCATAATCTCGGCCTTTGTCTACGCGACGCCCGCCGAGGAGTCCGGCCCCGGGATAAGCGAAGAAGAGCGCCGCGAGGCGCAGCACACCCCGGAGAAAAGCGAGGGACCATGAACCTCCTGACCGCGCTGGTGGTGGCCGTGATCTTCGCCTCGGGGACGTTCCTGCTTTTGCAGCGCGACCTCACCCGGGTCGTTGTAGGGATCATCCTCATCTCCAACGCCGCCGCCCTCTTTATCGTCTCCTCGGGTCTGCTGCGCGGGGAGGCCGCGATCTACCCGCTCGATGAGTCCGGGCTCACGGGGCAGGGTATCGCGGACCCGCTCGTACAGGCGATGGCCCTGACCGCGCTCGTCATCGGTTTTGCCCTTGCGGCCCTGATACTCGTCTTCGTCTACCGGCTCTTCGCTTCGCAGGGGACAATGGACCTGGAGGAAGTCGCCGAAGCGGAGCTTCGCGACGCCCGCTCCCTGGACCTCGCCGACGATCCCGAGCGTGAGGAACTCCCGAGCGAGGAGCAGGACGACGAGAGCTACGAGGCCGACGCCGAGCGCGAGGGCCGGACGCCACGTTGAGTGCGGAGCAGATACTCCTGACCCTGCCGGTAGGGGTTACGTGGGTTCTGGCCGTCTCGCTCGCGCTGCTCGACGGCCGCCGGTGGTGGGTCGGCTCCATCGCTGCCCTCGGCCTTGCGGTGTCGCTCGTTTCGCTCTTCGTGCTGGCCTTTATCGTGGTGCGGGACGGCCCGGTGACGCTCGTCGCGGGCGGCTGGGAGGAAGGTGTCGGTATAGCCTTCCGCGCCGACGCTCTGGGTGTGACGTTCGCGCTCGTCTCCGTCACCGTGATCCTGGCGGCGATGCTATACGAAGTCTTTGTCGGGGTGAGGTGGCGAGCATTCCCGTCGCTCGTCCTCTTTGTCGCTGCCGGGCTCTCGGGGCTTTTCATGACGGGAGACGTATTCAACTTCTACGTCTTCTTCGAGATCTCGATGAGCGCTTCGTTTATCCTGACGGGCTATCGTGAGGAGGACTATCAGGTGAGGGGAGCCTTCATCTTCGCCGTCGTCAACCTGCTCGGGTCGGTGATCTTCCTGATAGGCATCGCCGCGCTCTACACCGTCACCGGTAGCCTCGACATGCAGGTCATCGCCGAGAGGACGGCCCTGCTCGAGACCGGCTCCGTCCTCGTCATCGCCGCGGTTATCTTCGCGGCCTTCTTCCTGAAGCTCGGCCTCTTCCCGTTTCACTTCTGGCTGCCGGCGGTCTACGTCGGGAGCCACGCCTCGGTCGCCGCGATCCTCTCGGGCGCTCTGGCGAACATCGGCTCCTACGGGCTCCTGCGCTTCGGGGCGGATCTTTTGCCGAGAGAGCTCGGGATCGGAACGGTCGTGGTGATGGTGCTCGGGGCGGCGAGCATCATCTACGGTGCTCTTCAGGCCGTCTCCCGGCGCGACGCCTCGGAGGTGATGGCCTACTCCGCGATAGGCCAGGTCGGCTACATCCTGCTCGCCCTGGCGATAGGCGGTCCGGTCGGCTACACAGCGGCGGTCCTGTACTCGGTCGTGAACTCGCTCAACAAGGGGGTGGTCTTTTTGGCGGCGGGGATTCGCGGCCCGCTTGTCGGGGCGGCGTTCGTCATCGGGGCGTTCAGCATCGCCGGGGTTCCTCCGGCGGCGGGGTTCCTCGGGAAGCTCGCGGTCTTCAAGGCGGCTATCGAGGGCCAGGGCGGTCTGGTGGGCGCGGGGCTCGTGCTGCTCGTCTTTCTCGGCGGGGCGTTCTCCTTTCTGTACTCGTTTCAGATCTACCAGCGCAAGTACGTGAGGCCCGGAAGCTCCGGCAAGCACCCGGAGCGGGACGCGGACCTCGTTCCGACCAAGCTCGGACCTCCGGCGGCGCGCTACCTGGTCTTCGGGCTGGCGCTTGTCCTGCTCGGGCTCGGGCTCTACCCGGAGCCGCTCGTCGCGGTGAGCCAGGCGGCGGCGGACGTGATCCTGAGCGGCGGATACGGTGGCGCGCCGTGAGGCGGGAGGTATGATCCGGTACGCGATGGCCGTCCTGGCCCTGACCGTCGTCTACGCCCTGTCGCTTGCGAGCGTGAACCCGTGGGATCTCGCTTTCGGGCTTCTCGTCTCGGCTACGCTCCTGTTCGTCGCCCGGCTCAGGTTCGGCGGAGGGCTCGGCCCGGCTGGAGAGCTCCGCGACCCCGAGAACAAGCCGACGCTCGGCGCTACGCTACTGAAGGTCCTCGCGTTCTTCCCGTTTCTCGCCGTGGTGATCTTGGACACCATCCGCGGGGCGGGGCGGGTCCTGCTAGCCGTCCTGGGCGTGAAGCCGCCGAAGCAGCCGGGGATCGTCGGCGTCCCGCTCGGGGAGCGCTCGCCCGAGGGCGTCGCGGTATCGGCTTTCCTGGCGGCGTTCTCGCCGGGGACGCTCCTCGTGCGGGTAGACGAGGTCGAGCGGGTGATGTGGATCCACGCGATAGATGCCGAGGACCCGGAGGCGGTCCGCCGCGCCCAGCAGGAGTTCTACGAACGGCATCAGAGAAAGGTGTTCCCGTGAAAGGTGTTCCCGTGAAAGGTGTTCCCGTGAAAGGTGTTCCCGTGAAAGGTGTTCCCGTGAAAGGTGTTCCCGTGAAAGGTGTTCCCGTGAACGCGCGCAGACATGGAGGTGCGGGTTGCACGAGGTGATCTCATCCGTGGCGATTGCCTGGGTAACGGTGTTGCTGCTCGTCTGCGCCGTCGCCACCGTGAAGCTGCGCTCCACGGCGGCTCGCATCCTCGCGCTCGATATCCTCACGCTCGTGATGGTGTGTCTGCTCGTGATCTACTCCGTCGCGGAAGATGTCTCCTACTACATGGACGCGTCCCTGATCCTCGCGCTGCTCGCCTTTATCAGCACGCTCGTCGCCACTCGCTACTACGCCGGGAGGCGCGGCCTCTGATGCTCATCCTCGCCTCGGACATCCTCGTGCTGGTCGGGCTCCTGGCCCTGACGGTCGGGGTCTACGGAATCATCAAGATGCCGGACGTCTACCTGAAGACTCAGGCCGCCAGCAAGGCCGTCCTTCTCGGGACGCTCCCTATCCTCGCCTCGGCCGCCCTGAGCGGAGATCCGGCCACCGCCGCTCGCGCCGTCATGATCGCCATACTCCTCCTCCTTACCACGCCGATCGCGGCCCACGCTATAACGAAGGC
This sequence is a window from Rubrobacter indicoceani. Protein-coding genes within it:
- a CDS encoding monovalent cation/H+ antiporter complex subunit F, producing MISSVAIAWVTVLLLVCAVATVKLRSTAARILALDILTLVMVCLLVIYSVAEDVSYYMDASLILALLAFISTLVATRYYAGRRGL
- the larB gene encoding nickel pincer cofactor biosynthesis protein LarB → MNLPSPDNRASLEGLFLAVESGDLSPAEAALELERTGLRHVGSFAVLDAGRRTRKGVPEVVYAPGKTPKQVAGICAALLEGEARVLVSGASEDTERELRSSLPGVSARRAGGMLVVGAGEPEPSGGRVVALSGGTSDLPVLEEAVAVAREMGVRVEVRADVGVAGLHRLSEPLAMIKDFDPDCVVVAAGMEGALPTVVCSMVSVPVIGLPTSTGYGLGGDGTAAIMGMLQSCSPGLSVVNIDNGVGAGASAAMIANRAARLRGLKPGDR
- a CDS encoding complex I subunit 5 family protein, which gives rise to MSAEQILLTLPVGVTWVLAVSLALLDGRRWWVGSIAALGLAVSLVSLFVLAFIVVRDGPVTLVAGGWEEGVGIAFRADALGVTFALVSVTVILAAMLYEVFVGVRWRAFPSLVLFVAAGLSGLFMTGDVFNFYVFFEISMSASFILTGYREEDYQVRGAFIFAVVNLLGSVIFLIGIAALYTVTGSLDMQVIAERTALLETGSVLVIAAVIFAAFFLKLGLFPFHFWLPAVYVGSHASVAAILSGALANIGSYGLLRFGADLLPRELGIGTVVVMVLGAASIIYGALQAVSRRDASEVMAYSAIGQVGYILLALAIGGPVGYTAAVLYSVVNSLNKGVVFLAAGIRGPLVGAAFVIGAFSIAGVPPAAGFLGKLAVFKAAIEGQGGLVGAGLVLLVFLGGAFSFLYSFQIYQRKYVRPGSSGKHPERDADLVPTKLGPPAARYLVFGLALVLLGLGLYPEPLVAVSQAAADVILSGGYGGAP
- the mbhE gene encoding hydrogen gas-evolving membrane-bound hydrogenase subunit E gives rise to the protein MTLLYVLAPLVLALVSAPAALVAGMVNPRLAAPVGAVFAAFAAVSVLWGSLVAGGGTVDAAWIPSWDVRFTVALDGLASLYALLATGIGAVVLVYASRYLPLHLHHEGRPDSDLPRFYFFVLLFMGSMVGLAMAQDLILIFLFWDLTAIASYFLIGFDAHKEESRASALMALVVTGVTAILLLVGSLMLYAEHGTFSVPELAGLVEPGPLLTTAGALILVAGLAKSAQVPFHFWLPRAMAAPTPVSAYLHSAAMVAAGVLLIGRVYPLIQISDTLLAALLVVGLLSIAVGGILALTRDVLKQVLAYSTIAQYGFVVALYGLGGPYGAGGAAFYVLAHALAKSALFLTAGTVTEATGSDRLRDLGGLGRKMPLLAFGSAAAAATLTSLPLGIGFFADEFVFAAAIERGIPFAVAFTICAGTTLAYTWRFWSGIFLGESGERSASPVSRLLVYPVAFLGLLCLFGGFFALPFELLSETAGLSSLGAETPLDATYHLELLPEYLMAAGAYLIGVLLVVSRRSWQKGALAFSLAGKVAGPERAYRASVHGLNQLSDLVHRLEIGNLRGRVASVLLPTAVMVGLAVIATPTGTYSVGELRFEELPLILALLVVAAASAVMTFTRLHITLALVLSSAGFALAVAFAFYGAPDVALVATLIEIMIAVLYFSTMRLIPYKALHRQSQLPLTKKPRKVAISLLAGAFAFVVAWGALSEPPAGETVAREYIERTPSVHAGDTVTAILADFRGFDTLGEITVVCIVLLGVVTLIGHKDPETDDEIKRDSRAGRRGSQTERVTRAVAGLLYLPTLVVAVALLVKGYAEVGDGFSAGVVAALGVVLRHLALGSRGHGALPPTKAATGLAFSGLALALAVAVVPVFLGDAPLTHYPAPGADVIYLGTVELITAVLFDIGITLLVLGVMTGIISAFVYATPAEESGPGISEEERREAQHTPEKSEGP
- a CDS encoding sodium:proton antiporter; amino-acid sequence: MNLLTALVVAVIFASGTFLLLQRDLTRVVVGIILISNAAALFIVSSGLLRGEAAIYPLDESGLTGQGIADPLVQAMALTALVIGFALAALILVFVYRLFASQGTMDLEEVAEAELRDARSLDLADDPEREELPSEEQDDESYEADAEREGRTPR
- a CDS encoding TerC family protein: MDIFSGELLTRFLGILLIDLILSGDNAVVIALAVRNLEGETRRKAIFWGAAGAITLRLLFAGIITYLLLIPLLPAVAALLLIWVAWKLLFQAQEDHSGVQSGASIWQAIRIIIVADVIMSLDNVVALVGVADGNFWLILVGILITIPLIIYGARILSSLMDRLPWLIYLGSGILIYVAYEMFVGDPIIHDLLVNTFFVSFERIIAILAAVAFIAYGYYRVRQSSRVPATEPRVK
- a CDS encoding cation:proton antiporter, yielding MLILASDILVLVGLLALTVGVYGIIKMPDVYLKTQAASKAVLLGTLPILASAALSGDPATAARAVMIAILLLLTTPIAAHAITKAVAAREDENA
- a CDS encoding Na+/H+ antiporter subunit E, producing MIRYAMAVLALTVVYALSLASVNPWDLAFGLLVSATLLFVARLRFGGGLGPAGELRDPENKPTLGATLLKVLAFFPFLAVVILDTIRGAGRVLLAVLGVKPPKQPGIVGVPLGERSPEGVAVSAFLAAFSPGTLLVRVDEVERVMWIHAIDAEDPEAVRRAQQEFYERHQRKVFP